A genomic region of Trifolium pratense cultivar HEN17-A07 linkage group LG3, ARS_RC_1.1, whole genome shotgun sequence contains the following coding sequences:
- the LOC123916378 gene encoding serpin-ZX-like gives MDFYQPLSYQTDVSLNITQHLFTKPEFQNNNIVFSPLSLFTVLSIIAVGSEGPTQQQLLSFLQANSTDQLNSFSSQLISSTLSDASCFGGPRLSFVNGVWVEQSLSLQPSFKKSVTTDYKADLASVDFKTKAGEVIEELNLWGKKKTNGLIETMVPRGAVDSTTKLIFANALYFKGTWDEKFDALETKEYDFHIHDDNSVKVPFITSTKDQFISVFDGFKVLGLPYKQDKDKRRFSMYFFLPDTNDGLPLLIKKLASESKFLKSKLPNKKVEVGDFRIPKFKISFELETSNVLKELGVDLPFYPGSVTKMVDSPMDKDLYVSKIFHKSFIEVKEEGTEAAATTVGTMAGSSWGGFTPPQIDFVADHPFLFLIREDFSKTILFIGQVLNPIDK, from the exons atggATTTTTATCAACCACTCAGTTACCAAACTGATGTTTCCCTCAACATCACACAACATTTGTTTACAAAGCCAGAATTTCAGAACAACAACATTGTATTCTCACCACTCTCACTCTTCACCGTACTCAGCATCATCGCTGTCGGATCCGAGGGACCAACACAACAACAGCTTCTCTCATTCCTCCAAGCCAACTCAACTGATCAACTCAATTCCTTCTCTTCTCAACTTATTTCTTCTACACTCTCGGATGCTTCTTGCTTTGGCGGGCCTCGCCTTTCTTTCGTTAATGGTGTGTGGGTGGAACAATCTCTTTCTCTTCAACCTTCATTCAAAAAATCTGTCACTACAGATTATAAGGCTGATTTGGCTTCCGTTGATTTCAAAACCAAG GCTGGTGAAGTGATTGAAGAACTAAATTTGTGGGGGAAAAAGAAGACAAATGGTCTTATTGAAACTATGGTTCCACGTGGAGCAGTAGATAGCACAACCAAACTCATCTTTGCAAATGCATTGTACTTCAAAGGAACATGGGATGAGAAGTTTGATGCTTTGGAAACGAAAGAATATGATTTTCATATTCACGATGACAACTCAGTTAAGGTTCCCTTCATAACTAGCACGAAAGATCAGTTTATTAGTGTTTTCGATGGTTTCAAAGTTCTTGGCCTTCCTTATAAACAAGACAAAGATAAACGTCGATTTTCTATGTATTTTTTCCTTCCTGATACAAACGATGGTCTCCCACTTTTGATTAAGAAGTTGGCTTCTGAATCTAAGTTCCTAAAAAGCAAGCTTCCTAATAAAAAAGTGGAAGTAGGTGACTTCAGGATTCccaaatttaaaatatcatttgAGCTTGAAACTTCAAATGTGTTGAAGGAACTAGGAGTGGATCTACCTTTCTACCCTGGAAGTGTAACAAAAATGGTGGACTCTCCTATGGATAAAGACCTTTATGTTTCTAAAATATTTCACAAGTCTTTCATTGAAGTAAAAGAAGAAGGCACTGAAGCTGCCGCAACAACAGTTGGTACAATGGCTGGGTCTTCTTGGGGTGGTTTCACTCCGCCTCAGATAGACTTTGTTGCTGATCATCCTTTTTTGTTTCTCATAAGGGAAGATTTTTCTAAAACAATACTCTTTATTGGGCAAGTGCTCAATCCTATAGATAAGTAG